A single genomic interval of Candidatus Uhrbacteria bacterium harbors:
- a CDS encoding undecaprenyl-diphosphate phosphatase, with translation MTILQALILGIVQGITEFLPISSSGHLVIFPELFGWPLQDVAFDATIHLATLLVILSVFWRDIVEVVTHRRHLLWVILFSTIPVGLVGLWLERVNDLRSLPVVASSLAFWGAMLIFADWHSNRQPATSNEQPLVGNWRQTLLVTLSQAVALVPGTSRSGISIIAGLSAGLDRIAAARLAFLVGIPITAVAGLKKFFDIASGGVAIDAIPLFVGFLAAFFSGLVAVRWLLRFLTKGKYLWFGAYRLMLAALLFFVWMQ, from the coding sequence GTGACCATCCTCCAGGCTCTCATCCTCGGCATCGTGCAGGGCATCACGGAATTTCTCCCGATCTCGAGTTCGGGGCACTTGGTAATTTTTCCGGAGCTTTTCGGCTGGCCTCTTCAAGATGTGGCCTTTGATGCAACGATCCACTTGGCCACTCTTCTGGTCATCCTGTCGGTTTTTTGGAGGGACATTGTCGAGGTAGTAACTCACCGTCGTCATCTGCTTTGGGTGATCCTTTTCTCAACCATTCCTGTGGGTCTTGTCGGACTGTGGCTTGAACGCGTGAACGATCTGCGGTCGTTGCCAGTGGTGGCCAGTTCGCTCGCGTTTTGGGGCGCCATGCTCATTTTCGCCGATTGGCACTCGAACCGACAACCAGCAACCAGCAACGAGCAACCTCTTGTGGGCAACTGGCGTCAAACCCTTCTCGTCACTCTCTCTCAAGCCGTGGCGCTTGTTCCTGGCACATCCAGATCGGGCATCTCAATTATCGCTGGCTTGAGCGCCGGACTTGATCGCATTGCGGCGGCTCGCCTCGCGTTTCTTGTCGGTATTCCTATTACTGCTGTGGCTGGGCTCAAAAAGTTTTTCGATATTGCGTCGGGCGGAGTGGCCATAGATGCGATCCCACTTTTCGTGGGATTTCTTGCCGCCTTCTTTAGCGGCCTTGTTGCCGTACGCTGGCTTTTGCGCTTTCTTACAAAAGGCAAATATCTCTGGTTTGGCGCGTACCGCCTGATGCTGGCTGCTCTACTCTTTTTTGTGTGGATGCAGTAA